One genomic segment of Theobroma cacao cultivar B97-61/B2 chromosome 6, Criollo_cocoa_genome_V2, whole genome shotgun sequence includes these proteins:
- the LOC18595762 gene encoding lys-63-specific deubiquitinase BRCC36: MSLTCVKMSEDVWLTCLTHALSTETEEIMGLLLGDIEYSKDGNVTALIWGASPQSRSDRRKDRVETNPEQLAAASAQADRMTASTGRTTRVIGWYHSHPHITVLPSHVDVRTQAMYQLLDSGFIGLIFSCFSEDTNKVGRIQVIAFQSSDGKQSHASGPVALSPVNRSSVIDLESSLSSSENPLVTLGSAKVDSPLQDTGDSRLTLVSSKGGGRSVDLGGFFANADANYLGREQSEGNYNASNIQNAVVDIDPMDMSESMQEAMHRSNMDMSGAEYVRKEIPLHVLPTSSLVNLDSPLMSFTDLQRVLYEEERAAYNQAILQNMRDGKVHPLSFIHHTSTYQASMCKLIEYCLSPAINALQDRLKENEIRLAMLTDEAKTLETEAVRGSGPSSPHHASSHGFRGSALVGQRELHNSAESISMRTYAGPGSRSRKRS, from the exons ATGTCTTTAACATGTGTGAAAATGTCTGAGGATGTTTGGTTAACTTGTCTCACGCATGCATTGTCTACTGAAACTGAAGAGATCATGGGTCTTCTTCTCGGTGATATTGag TACTCAAAAGATGGAAATGTCACTGCATTGATATGGGGAGCATCACCACAATCACGATCAGATCGGCGGAAGGACCGAGTTGAGACAAATCCTGAACAATTGGCAGCTGCATCAGCTCAAGCTGAT AGAATGACGGCATCAACTGGCAGAACAACAAGAGTGATTGGGTGGTACCATTCACATCCTCATATAACAGTTCTTCCTTCTCATGTTG ATGTGCGGACTCAGGCAATGTATCAACTTCTAGATTCTGGATTTATTGGACtaatattttcttgttttagtGAAGATACAAACAAG GTGGGAAGAATCCAAGTCATTGCTTTTCAGTCATCAGATGGGAAGCAGAGTCATGCATCAGGACCTGTTGCTTTATCTCCAGTGAATAGAAGTTCAGTCATCGATCTTGAGTCATCTTTAAGTTCTTCTGAAAATCCATTGGTGACATTGGGATCTGCAAAAGTAGATAGTCCTCTGCAAGACACTGGTGATTCCAGATTGACTCTGGTATCCAGTAAG GGTGGGGGACGGTCTGTTGACTTGGGAGGTTTCTTCGCTAATGCTGATGCCAACTATTTAGGGAGAGAGCAAAGCGAAGGAAACTATAATGCTAGTAATATACAGAATGCTGTTGTTGATATTGACCCCATGGATATGTCAGAAAGCATGCAAGAAGCCATGCACCGCTCAAACATGGACATGAG TGGTGCAGAGTATGTCAGGAAAGAAATTCCTCTTCATGTTTTGCCAACATCATCTCTTGTTAATCTTGACTCACCATTAATGTCATTTACGGATTTGCAACGTGTACTATATGAAGAGGAGCGGGCAGCATATAACCAAGCCATCTTGCAAAATATGAg AGACGGCAAAGTGCATCCTCTTTCTTTTATCCATCACACCTCAACATATCAGGCGTCCATGTGCAAGttaattgaatactg TTTAAGTCCTGCCATCAATGCACTTCAGGATCGATTAAAAGAGAATGAAATTCGG TTAGCAATGCTGACTGACGAAGCTAAGACTTTGGAGACTGAAGCCGTCAGGGGGAGTGGGCCAAGTTCTCCTCATCATGCTTCATCTCATGGATTCCGAGGAAGTGCTTTGGTTGGTCAGAGAGAGTTGCACAATTCAGCTGAGTCCATCAGTATGAGGACATATGCTGGTCCTGGGAGCCGAAGCAGAAAACGATCATGA
- the LOC18595759 gene encoding serine-threonine kinase receptor-associated protein, translated as MLWDLRSGKIVQTLETKSPVTSAEVSQDGRHITTADGSHVKFWDANHFALVKSYYMPCSVESASLEPKHGNKFIAGGEDMWVHLFDFHTGEEIGCNKGHHAWSCPLCMFLTWRGILRFRI; from the exons ATGTTGTGGGATCTAAGAAGTGGCAAAATTGTTCAGACACTTGAGACCAAATCCCCTGTCACCAGTGCTGAAGTGAGTCAGGATGGCCGCCATATAACCACTGCTGATGGATCTCATGTTAAGTTTTGGGATGCAAATCA TTTTGCATTGGTTAAAAGCTACTACATGCCATGCAGTGTAGAATCAGCTTCATTGGAACCAAAGCATGGCAATAAGTTCATTGCTGGAGGTGAAGACATGTGGGTCCATTTGTTTGATTTCCATACTGGAGAAGAGATTG GTTGCAACAAGGGTCACCATGCATGGTCCTGTCCACTGTGTATGTTCCTCACCTGGAGGGGAATCCTACGCTTCAGGATCTGA